Proteins from one Mixophyes fleayi isolate aMixFle1 chromosome 9, aMixFle1.hap1, whole genome shotgun sequence genomic window:
- the ATP1B4 gene encoding protein ATP1B4 has protein sequence MEIYSSNSASSDQHGKNVHSLDIQDGRQSLSDERQNQMEEKKTWAEWIQDVKTFIWNPEKKEVLGRDGKSWALILLFYLLFYTFLTGMFTLCIYGLLLTISPYVPTYRDRVFPPGLTIRPHVTGLYYTFNPSENSTWSSYTDSLQKFLEAYDDDTQIANNVACTPGQYFLQEGEEHEERKACRFRRSELQNCSGIMDPTFGFSQGKPCFLLKMNRILGYKAGSGTPINVTCGVQKGDQSLLGEVHFYPENYFDLMYYPYYGKLIHVNYTSPLVAMHFTEVVRNHEITVQCKINGHDIINDHKTDRFLGRIIFMLNIG, from the exons GACATTCAGGATGGAAGGCAATCACTTTCTGATGAGAGACAGAACCAAATGGAGGAAAAGAAAACCTGGGCTGAATGGATACAAGATGTAAAAACCTTCATCTGGAATccagaaaaaaaagaagtattAGGAAGAGATGGGAAAAGCTGGG CCCTGATTTTGTTATTTTACCttctattttatacatttttaactgGAATGTTCACTTTATGTATATATGGATTGCTTCTCACAATTAGCCCCTACGTGCCGACTTACAGAGACAGAGTTTTTCCACCTG GTCTAACGATCAGACCACATGTAACTGGTTTGTATTACACATTTAATCCTTCAGAAAACAGCACATGGTCATCGTACACAGACAGTCTGCAGAAATTTCTTGAag CCTATGATGATGACACACAAATAGCTAACAATGTGGCCTGTACGCCAGGACAGTACTTCCTCCAGGAAGGAGAAGAACATGAGGAGAGGAAAGCATGTCGGTTCCGACGTTCAGAGTTACAAAACTGCTCTGGAATTATGGACCCGACCTTTGGTTTTTCTCAAGGGAAACCATGTTTCTTACTAAAGATGAACCGG ATTTTGGGGTATAAGGCTGGTTCCGGCACACCAATAAATGTCACCTGTGGAGTCCAA AAAGGTGATCAGAGTCTTTTAGGAGAGGTCCATTTCTACCCAGAAAATTACTTTGACCTTATGTATTATCCATACTATGGCAAACTTATACAT GTAAATTACACGTCGCCTCTAGTTGCAATGCATTTCACAGAGGTGGTAAGAAATCATGAAATCACTGtacaatgcaaaataaatggACATGACATTATTAATGATCATAAGACTGACCGCTTCCTGGGCAGAATAATCTTCATGCTGAACATTGGATGA